The following coding sequences are from one Asterias amurensis chromosome 8, ASM3211899v1 window:
- the LOC139940613 gene encoding uncharacterized protein isoform X2, with translation MAPLRWSRSDILWVMVVVGIICAGVCCEDVATDVNSILTDGISETSPEQHTSPSTENTTEGGLTSEFSTLPVNGTPSSETTTSENSGITKSHENKSNISEILDTTIETTTQQIGDSQVVVPGKDVPADSNTNENKPTYIKNAAGQRGQNIVAAVGSPNHHKQVRIVHVILFTSWQLIVAMIGLEVFAYCVTIFIIFGFGRRRSRAKRFGHFSWKRPGPQQLEQETSFSTVMPAREHQIGGTEEPLMRPPAPHKGMKKKPSVRGHRP, from the exons ATGGCACCTCTTCGCTGGAGCCGTTCTGACATACTGTGGGTCATGGTTGTTGTAGGAATAATATGTGCTGGTGTTTGCTGTGAGGATGTTGCTACGG atgtGAATTCCATATTAACGGACGGCATCTCGGAAACCTCTCCGGAACAACAT ACATCACCCTCGACAGAGAATACAACTGAAGGAGGCCTTACGTCAGAATTTAGCACGTTACCAGTGAACGGAACACCTAGTAGCGAAACAACAACTTCAGAAAATTCAGGAATCACCAAAAGTCATGAAAACAAAAGTAATATTTCAGAAATATTGGATACAACGATAGAAACAACGACACAACAGATTGGAGACAGTCAAGTAGTGGTACCAGGGAAAGACGTACCCGCTGATAGTAATACAAATGAAAATAAGCCAACGTACATAAAGAACGCAGCAGGGCAGCGCGGGCAAAATAtagtggcagcggtgggatcaCCCAATCACCATAAACAAGTTAGAATTGTCCACGTTATCCTGTTCACCAGCTGGCAATTGATTGTGGCCATGATCGGATTAGAGGTTTTCGCCTACTGTGTCACCATCTTTATCATCTTCGGCTTCGGAAGACGGAGGTCAAGGGCTAAAAGATTTGGTCATTTTTCTTGGAAGCGTCCCGGACCTCAACAGCTGGAGCAAGAAACTTCATTTTCGACCGTCATGCCGGCTCGCGAACACCAAATCGGGGGAACTGAAGAACCTCTGATGAGGCCGCCGGCGCCCCATAAAGGCATGAAGAAAAAACCTTCGGTTCGAGGACATAGACCGTGA
- the LOC139940613 gene encoding uncharacterized protein isoform X1, whose product MAPLRWSRSDILWVMVVVGIICAGVCCEDVATDVNSILTDGISETSPEQHVQTSPSTENTTEGGLTSEFSTLPVNGTPSSETTTSENSGITKSHENKSNISEILDTTIETTTQQIGDSQVVVPGKDVPADSNTNENKPTYIKNAAGQRGQNIVAAVGSPNHHKQVRIVHVILFTSWQLIVAMIGLEVFAYCVTIFIIFGFGRRRSRAKRFGHFSWKRPGPQQLEQETSFSTVMPAREHQIGGTEEPLMRPPAPHKGMKKKPSVRGHRP is encoded by the exons ATGGCACCTCTTCGCTGGAGCCGTTCTGACATACTGTGGGTCATGGTTGTTGTAGGAATAATATGTGCTGGTGTTTGCTGTGAGGATGTTGCTACGG atgtGAATTCCATATTAACGGACGGCATCTCGGAAACCTCTCCGGAACAACATGTACAA ACATCACCCTCGACAGAGAATACAACTGAAGGAGGCCTTACGTCAGAATTTAGCACGTTACCAGTGAACGGAACACCTAGTAGCGAAACAACAACTTCAGAAAATTCAGGAATCACCAAAAGTCATGAAAACAAAAGTAATATTTCAGAAATATTGGATACAACGATAGAAACAACGACACAACAGATTGGAGACAGTCAAGTAGTGGTACCAGGGAAAGACGTACCCGCTGATAGTAATACAAATGAAAATAAGCCAACGTACATAAAGAACGCAGCAGGGCAGCGCGGGCAAAATAtagtggcagcggtgggatcaCCCAATCACCATAAACAAGTTAGAATTGTCCACGTTATCCTGTTCACCAGCTGGCAATTGATTGTGGCCATGATCGGATTAGAGGTTTTCGCCTACTGTGTCACCATCTTTATCATCTTCGGCTTCGGAAGACGGAGGTCAAGGGCTAAAAGATTTGGTCATTTTTCTTGGAAGCGTCCCGGACCTCAACAGCTGGAGCAAGAAACTTCATTTTCGACCGTCATGCCGGCTCGCGAACACCAAATCGGGGGAACTGAAGAACCTCTGATGAGGCCGCCGGCGCCCCATAAAGGCATGAAGAAAAAACCTTCGGTTCGAGGACATAGACCGTGA